The Vulpes lagopus strain Blue_001 chromosome 6, ASM1834538v1, whole genome shotgun sequence genome has a segment encoding these proteins:
- the SERPINA5 gene encoding plasma serine protease inhibitor, protein MKLCLLLCLMLFSSPGASLHRHRPREMKKRVKEPPVASTVAPASRDFAFDLYRALATAAPDQNIFFSPLSISTTLAMLSLGAGSSTKVQILEGLGLRPQEGLEEALHRRIHQLLRDFTQPREDIQLSLGNALFISPTVRLQDTFLQAVKTLYLADTFPTNFGDPAGAQKQINDYVAKQTKGKIVDLAKDLDSTEAMVMVNYIFFKAKWETGFNHKSTRKQDFHVTSETVVQVPMMKQEDHYYYYVDRNLSCRVVGVPYKGNATALFVLPGEGQMGQLENGMSEKTLKKWLKMFTKRQLELYLPKFSIEGSYQLDKVLPTLGINDVFTSHADLTGMTNDTNIQVSEMVHKAMVEVDESGTQAAAATEAIFMFKSAPMRPHKIMFNRPFMMLIVENATNILFLGKVTHP, encoded by the exons ATGAagctctgcctccttctgtgcCTGATGCTCTTCAGCTCGCCGGGTGCCAGCCTGCACCGCCACCGCCCCCGGGAGATGAAGAAGAGAGTCAAGGAGCCGCCTGTGGCCAGCACGGTGGCCCCCGCCAGCAGGGACTTCGCCTTCGACCTCTACAGGGCCTTGGCTACAGCTGCCCCCGATCAGAATATCTTCTTCTCTCCTCTGAGCATCTCCACGACCCTGGCCATGCTGTCCCTGGGGGCTGGATCGTCCACAAAGGTGCAGATCCTAGAAGGCCTGGGCCTCCGTCCCCAGGAGGGCTTGGAGGAGGCGCTGCACCGCAGGATCCACCAGCTGCTGCGGGACTTCACCCAGCCCAGGGAGGACATCCAGCTGAGCCTCGGCAACGCCCTGTTCATCAGCCCCACCGTGCGCCTCCAAGACACCTTCCTCCAGGCCGTGAAGACGCTGTACCTGGCAGACACTTTCCCCACCAACTTTGGGGACCCTGCGGGGGCCCAGAAGCAGATCAACGATTACGTGGCGAAGCAAACCAAAGGCAAGATCGTGGACTTGGCTAAGGACCTGGATAGCACTGAGGCCATGGTGATGgtgaattacattttctttaaag CTAAGTGGGAGACAGGCTTCAACCACAAAAGCACCCGCAAGCAGGACTTCCATGTGACCTCGGAGACGGTGGTTCAGGTGCCCATGATGAAACAGGAAGACCATTATTACTACTACGTGGACCGGAACCTCTCCTGCAGGGTGGTGGGTGTCCCCTACAAAGGGAACGCCACCGCTCTGTTCGTCCTCCCCGGTGAGGGCCAGATGGGACAGCTGGAGAATGGAATGAGTGAGAAAACACTGAAGAAGTGGCTCAAGATGTTCACAAAGAG GCAGCTTGAGCTCTATCTTCCCAAGTTCTCCATTGAGGGCTCCTACCAGCTGGACAAAGTTCTCCCTACGCTGGGCATCAATGACGTCTTTACCTCCCACGCTGACCTGACTGGCATGACCAATGACACTAATATCCAGGTGTCTGAG ATGGTGCACAAGGCTATGGTGGAGGTGGACGAGTCGGGGACTCAAGCGGCTGCAGCCACAGAAGCAATCTTCATGTTCAAGTCGGCCCCAATGAGGCCTCACAAGATCATGTTCAACAGGCCCTTTATGATGCTCATTGTGGAGAATGCCACGAACATCCTCTTCCTTGGCAAAGTGACCCATCCCTGA